One window from the genome of Motilibacter aurantiacus encodes:
- a CDS encoding Rne/Rng family ribonuclease, with product MVDTETAGDGMAGANGTSDGPAAGSPEPPRPRRRRAASRPAGPPVAAPETEGEPPAGQGGADASPAADAPAARAADEGPSGGGAAAPDDSGAAPGSARTAADAGAPDAAGDAAAEAAPAPRARTRKTAAKKAPAKTAARKTTGRKSAAAPPADEAAPDGASTPDGATLTAGSASPGDAAAAPATGDAAAPAADAAPVAAAAPAAQDAPAPRRRTRKTAKKAAEAAAPEVAQAPAPLAVEAATSEVAQAPTPDVAEPGELPAAVPEPAEPAAVASPPAVLFQAPTEPAVDAPEPAVPRRRRATKKAAAPATDVAPAIVPDTASPGDTPDATGTTADPDTPDAEAPAPRRRRVSKKAAAAALAAEQAAAEAAATLAAQQAAEGQDVAPAEGDLEATDEPAERDADAADGLEQAAEAEQAEQAEHADDEEPVEDAEAQADDEQPSEGRRRRRRGGRGRRNRRGDTAPEAGEAEGEEPAERPADEEPDRDAADEPEETGEADGDEDAGGSRRRRRRRRRGGSDDEPATADDPERTVVRVREGREGRRGRSRDDEDEVQSLRGSTRLEAKKQRRREGREHGRRRVPVLTEAEFLARRESVDRKMIVRQTRQRTQIAVLEDGVLVEHYVDKGETGTMVGNVYLGRVQNVLPSMEAAFIDLGRGRNAVLYAGEVNWDAAGLEGQPKRIEVALKSGDPVLVQVTKDPIGHKGARLTSQISLPGRFLVYVPNGSMTGISRKLPDTERSRLKSILKKVVPENAGVIVRTAAEGASGEDIARDVERLQEQWEEIERKAATASAPSLLRGEADLTVRVVRDLFNEDFSGLIVAGDEAWDTVEPYVRGLAPDLVDRVSRWTGTGDVFAAHRIDEQLAKALDRKVWLPSGGSLVIDRTEAMVVVDVNTGRFIGKGGNLEETVTKNNLEAAEEIVRQLRLRDLGGIIVIDFIDMVLESNRDLVMRRLLECLGRDRTKHQVAEVTSLGLVQMTRKRVGSGLLEAFSEPCEACKGRGVRLHLDNGHVEPVALAPAEGEDRGRRQRRGVVVPPGAPPSPALLAAPADAEPGTAAADGGSAIEPPAAEDPVAAEDPVEPAPRPRRSRRATRAAQAPRSAGSSGDAAAPAGEAENAEAGNAEAPFAETASANGASAEESAVQPSLLATAGPDPAQDVEPLDDGRPVRRRRRSKSS from the coding sequence ATGGTCGACACAGAGACAGCAGGCGACGGCATGGCCGGCGCCAACGGTACGAGCGACGGCCCGGCCGCCGGCAGCCCTGAGCCGCCGCGCCCGCGCCGCCGGCGAGCGGCGAGCAGGCCTGCCGGGCCGCCCGTCGCTGCGCCGGAGACCGAGGGGGAGCCCCCCGCCGGGCAGGGCGGCGCGGACGCGAGCCCCGCAGCGGACGCGCCCGCGGCCCGCGCCGCGGATGAGGGGCCTTCCGGTGGCGGCGCGGCTGCGCCTGACGACTCCGGTGCCGCACCGGGCTCTGCCCGCACTGCGGCTGACGCCGGGGCGCCCGACGCCGCCGGCGATGCGGCTGCCGAGGCTGCGCCCGCGCCGCGTGCGCGCACTCGCAAGACGGCGGCCAAGAAGGCCCCCGCCAAGACCGCGGCACGCAAGACGACCGGCCGCAAGTCTGCGGCGGCGCCGCCGGCCGACGAAGCGGCCCCCGATGGCGCCAGCACCCCGGACGGCGCCACGCTGACGGCGGGTTCGGCCTCGCCGGGCGACGCCGCAGCGGCCCCCGCGACCGGGGACGCGGCGGCACCCGCCGCCGACGCGGCACCCGTCGCCGCCGCGGCACCCGCCGCCCAGGACGCGCCCGCCCCGCGCCGGCGTACCCGCAAGACGGCGAAGAAGGCTGCGGAGGCTGCCGCGCCCGAGGTCGCGCAGGCTCCGGCGCCCCTCGCCGTGGAGGCTGCCACGTCCGAGGTCGCGCAGGCTCCCACGCCCGATGTCGCGGAGCCGGGCGAGCTGCCCGCCGCCGTGCCGGAGCCCGCGGAGCCCGCTGCGGTGGCCTCGCCGCCGGCCGTGCTGTTCCAGGCCCCGACCGAGCCGGCCGTCGACGCGCCCGAGCCCGCCGTGCCGCGGCGCCGCCGGGCCACCAAGAAGGCTGCAGCCCCCGCGACGGACGTCGCGCCCGCGATCGTGCCGGACACCGCGTCCCCGGGTGACACCCCGGACGCGACGGGCACGACGGCCGACCCCGACACCCCGGACGCCGAGGCGCCGGCGCCTCGCCGGAGGCGGGTCTCCAAGAAGGCTGCGGCGGCCGCGTTGGCAGCGGAGCAGGCGGCCGCCGAGGCCGCGGCAACGCTCGCCGCACAGCAGGCGGCCGAGGGTCAGGACGTGGCGCCGGCCGAGGGCGACCTCGAGGCGACGGACGAGCCGGCCGAGCGTGATGCCGACGCCGCGGACGGTCTCGAGCAGGCCGCCGAGGCGGAGCAGGCCGAGCAGGCCGAGCACGCCGACGACGAGGAGCCTGTCGAGGACGCCGAGGCGCAGGCCGACGACGAGCAGCCCAGCGAGGGCCGGCGCCGTCGTCGCCGGGGTGGCCGCGGCCGTCGCAACCGCCGTGGCGACACGGCTCCCGAGGCGGGCGAGGCCGAGGGCGAGGAGCCTGCCGAGCGTCCCGCCGACGAGGAGCCGGACAGGGACGCGGCGGACGAGCCGGAGGAGACGGGCGAGGCCGACGGCGACGAGGACGCCGGGGGCTCGCGCCGTCGCCGTCGCCGTCGCCGTCGCGGGGGCTCGGACGACGAGCCGGCGACCGCCGACGACCCCGAGCGCACGGTGGTCCGGGTCCGCGAGGGCCGGGAGGGCCGTCGCGGTCGGTCCCGCGACGACGAGGACGAGGTGCAGTCGCTGCGCGGCTCGACCCGCCTCGAGGCGAAGAAGCAGCGCCGCCGGGAAGGCCGCGAGCACGGCCGTCGTCGCGTGCCGGTGCTCACGGAGGCCGAGTTCCTGGCCCGCCGCGAGAGCGTCGACCGCAAGATGATCGTTCGGCAGACGCGGCAGCGGACGCAGATCGCGGTGCTCGAGGACGGCGTGCTCGTCGAGCACTACGTCGACAAGGGCGAGACCGGCACCATGGTCGGCAACGTCTACCTGGGGCGGGTGCAGAACGTCCTCCCGAGCATGGAGGCGGCCTTCATCGACCTCGGCCGGGGCCGCAACGCGGTGCTGTACGCCGGCGAGGTCAACTGGGACGCCGCCGGGCTGGAGGGGCAGCCCAAGCGCATCGAGGTGGCGCTCAAGTCCGGGGACCCCGTCCTCGTGCAGGTCACCAAGGACCCCATCGGGCACAAGGGCGCCCGCCTCACGAGCCAGATCAGCCTGCCGGGCCGTTTCCTGGTCTACGTCCCGAACGGCTCGATGACCGGCATCAGCCGCAAGCTGCCCGACACCGAGCGCTCGCGGCTCAAGTCCATCCTCAAGAAGGTCGTCCCCGAGAACGCCGGCGTCATCGTGCGCACGGCCGCCGAGGGGGCCAGCGGGGAGGACATCGCCCGCGACGTCGAGCGCCTCCAGGAGCAGTGGGAGGAGATCGAGCGCAAGGCCGCCACGGCCAGCGCCCCGTCCCTGCTGCGCGGAGAGGCCGACCTCACGGTCCGCGTCGTCCGTGACCTGTTCAACGAGGACTTCTCGGGTCTCATCGTCGCCGGTGACGAGGCGTGGGACACCGTCGAGCCGTACGTCCGTGGCCTCGCCCCGGACCTGGTCGACCGGGTCTCGCGCTGGACCGGAACCGGAGACGTGTTCGCCGCGCACCGCATCGACGAGCAGCTGGCCAAGGCCCTCGACCGCAAGGTCTGGCTGCCCTCGGGCGGCTCGCTGGTCATCGACCGGACCGAGGCGATGGTCGTCGTCGACGTCAACACCGGCCGGTTCATCGGCAAGGGCGGCAACCTCGAGGAGACGGTCACCAAGAACAACCTCGAGGCCGCGGAGGAGATCGTCCGGCAGCTGCGGCTGCGCGACCTCGGCGGGATCATCGTCATCGACTTCATCGACATGGTCCTCGAGAGCAACCGCGACCTCGTGATGCGGCGCCTGCTCGAGTGCCTCGGCCGCGACCGCACCAAGCACCAGGTCGCCGAGGTGACGTCGCTGGGCCTGGTCCAGATGACGCGCAAGCGTGTCGGGTCCGGGCTGCTCGAGGCGTTCTCCGAGCCGTGCGAGGCGTGCAAGGGCCGCGGCGTCCGGCTCCACCTGGACAACGGGCACGTCGAGCCGGTCGCCCTGGCGCCGGCCGAGGGCGAGGACAGGGGCCGGCGCCAGCGCCGCGGCGTCGTCGTGCCCCCGGGAGCGCCGCCGTCGCCGGCGCTGCTCGCGGCGCCGGCCGACGCCGAGCCCGGCACTGCGGCTGCGGACGGTGGCTCGGCGATCGAGCCGCCGGCGGCGGAGGACCCCGTCGCGGCCGAGGACCCGGTCGAGCCGGCTCCCCGCCCTCGCCGCAGCCGGCGCGCCACCCGTGCCGCGCAGGCCCCGCGCAGCGCGGGCTCGTCCGGTGACGCCGCCGCGCCGGCCGGCGAGGCCGAGAACGCCGAAGCCGGCAACGCCGAAGCGCCGTTCGCCGAAACCGCAAGCGCGAACGGCGCCTCCGCGGAGGAGAGCGCGGTCCAGCCCTCGCTGCTCGCGACCGCGGGGCCGGACCCGGCACAGGACGTGGAGCCGCTCGACGACGGCCGGCCGGTGCGCCGCCGCCGCCGCTCCAAGTCCAGCTGA
- a CDS encoding TIGR03936 family radical SAM-associated protein: MARTPEGPPPPPVVQRLRIRWAKRGRLRFTSHRDFQRAFERALRRAEVPVAYSAGFSPHPKISYAGAAPTGTASEAEYVEVGLQARVEIEPVRRALDAALAPGLDILEIVEATPGALADRLEASHWRIELPGVPLAAAELAAEAFLVGSEVLVDRLTKDGVRTFDARGAVARLGVLPSTQGLDGTPEARNEAGDEPCAILDVVVRHGNPTVRPDDVLSGLRSVADLVPPEPPRAVRLAQGPLDEATGTVGDPLALDRDVVGASGTSSTV; encoded by the coding sequence TTGGCGCGTACGCCGGAGGGCCCGCCGCCGCCTCCCGTCGTCCAGCGGCTGCGCATCCGCTGGGCGAAGCGCGGGCGGCTGCGTTTCACCAGTCACCGCGACTTCCAGCGCGCGTTCGAGCGGGCGCTGCGCCGCGCCGAGGTGCCGGTCGCGTACTCCGCCGGCTTCTCCCCGCACCCGAAGATCTCCTACGCCGGGGCGGCCCCGACCGGGACGGCCAGCGAGGCCGAGTACGTCGAGGTCGGCCTGCAGGCGCGGGTCGAGATCGAGCCGGTACGCCGCGCGCTCGACGCCGCGCTCGCCCCGGGCCTGGACATCCTGGAGATCGTCGAGGCGACGCCGGGCGCGCTGGCCGACCGGCTCGAGGCCTCCCACTGGCGCATCGAGCTCCCGGGCGTGCCGCTCGCCGCCGCCGAGCTGGCGGCGGAGGCGTTTCTCGTCGGCTCCGAGGTGCTCGTGGACCGGCTGACCAAGGACGGCGTGCGTACGTTCGACGCGCGCGGCGCGGTGGCGCGGCTCGGCGTGCTGCCCTCGACGCAGGGTCTCGACGGCACGCCGGAGGCGCGCAACGAGGCGGGCGACGAGCCGTGTGCGATACTCGACGTGGTCGTACGGCACGGAAACCCGACTGTGCGACCCGACGACGTTCTGTCCGGACTCCGTTCCGTGGCCGACCTCGTGCCGCCGGAGCCGCCTCGTGCGGTGCGGCTGGCGCAGGGGCCGCTGGACGAGGCGACGGGCACCGTGGGCGACCCGCTCGCCCTCGACCGGGACGTCGTCGGCGCGTCCGGTACTTCGAGCACCGTCTGA